One Verrucomicrobiota bacterium genomic window, GCGTAAAGCTCCGAAATGGGAACATCGGGCGCGTTGCGGGCCGTCATGATTTCGGTGTAGGCGTCCCGGATCCGTTCCGGTAAGGCTTCATCCCGTACGGACGGCGGCGGCGCGGCCTCGGCTGCCTGAGGCAGGTAATCCTTCAAGGAAGCCGTAAAGACGAAAAAACTCTGCCGGCCGGATTGAAAGATGATCACTTCCTTGCGTTGGGCCAGCCGCTTCAGGGCGGGCATTTTGTATTCCCGAACCGGTCCGGGCAGTTTCCGCAATGCGGCCGCCAACCGGCTGAATGGGATCAATAACGGGGTACTCCCTTGGTGCAGACTTCGAAGCTGCTCCTCAACGACCCGGATGAGCTCACCTTCAGAGCAGCGGCCGGCGAGCCGGTAACCGGGACGGCCCGCGGGCCCGAAGCATCTCACCTCTCCTGCGTCCACCAGTTCGGCCAGCGCGGCTTTGGCCCGCGAACTCCTCGCGCCGAGCGCGCTCGATGAGGCAAAAGGGCCGGGGAAATTGTCCAGAGTCTCCAGAATCCGATGCTTTTCCGCTTCAAGATCTGCTCGCAAAGGTGAGGTCGCCATGGCGTAAGGGTTCACGCCAGCATGCCTGGACACGCCGTAAATGCCAAGAGCAGTTCACCCATGAGCGGCTGCTTGAACGATCCGGCAGGGAAGCTATGCTGACGAGCCGACCTATGAACGTGCTTTTGGGGATGATCGCTCTCACGGGAACCATCGCCGCGGCCGGCTGCGGCTACGGGCTTCAGCGGTGCCGGCAGGCAAGGAGACGCGACGAAGAGCGGGCAGCCGCGGAGGCGGAGGTCAGGCGTGAAGCTGAGAATCTCGAGTTGGTCATCGAGCAGTTGGATGCATTGCACCGGCAAACCGGTTTTAACGTCTCAACGTCTCGAGCGGAAGTTCAGAAGGCACTGGAAGAGTTACGACGGACGGCGCCCCCCAGCGCCGGCCGCTGAGCGCGCCGCCCGTCGCTCCGGACGCGGTGGGCCTGAGGCCCCCCTTTTCCCTTCCGGCTGCCGATACCAGCCGAGGATCCCCATCGCTCCCTACCTACCTGCGGTCAACCGATACGGTGACAGGGCCGCTGGTTACTGCAGCGTGATGGTTGTCGATCGCAACGGCCGTGAGGTTGTAGATGCCGGCATGAACCTGCTGCCACGTGAACTGGTAAGGCGGCTGGTAGGCCTGGCCGATTTTTCTGCTGCCGTTGAAATACTGAACCTGGGTGATCGTCCCGTTGCCACCGCTCGCCGATGCCGTAAGCGTGATGGCGGCCGGATCGACGAAATCCGCCCCGTTCGGTGAGCTAACCATGACACTCACCAAGAGGGGGGGTGCAGGGGTGGGCGTCGGTGTCGCGTTAGGATCCGGAGTCGGTGTAGGGAAGGGCGTCAGGGTGGGTTCCGGCGTCGGTTCAGGGGTGACGGTCGGCGCAGGGGTGGCCGTCGGCGCAGGGGTGGCCGTCGGCGCAGGGGTGACGGTCGGTTCAGGGGTGATGGTCGGTTCAGGGCTGGCGGACGGTTCAGGCGTGGCGGATGGTTCAGGGGTAGCGGTCGGCGCAGGGGTAGCGGTCGGTGCAGGGGTGGCCGTTGGCGCAGGGGTGGCCGTCGGCGCAGGCGTGAGTGCAGGCGTACCGCCGGAAGAAGGGGAACTGCCGGAATCGGGGGCAGCGGTGAGCGCAGAGCCAGAGCCTTGGACCCGCGTGGACGTGGGTGTTGGAGTGGGAGTGGGAGTGAGCGTCGGAACAGGGGTCGGAACAGGGGTCGGAGTAGGCGACGGTTCCGGTACGGTGTAAGTCACTTCGTTTGAGGGCACGCTTTCAAGCCCGGCGGTATCGTAATCCGTGACCACGAAATAGTAGGTCTGCCCGGCGGTGAGGTTTGAGACCGTTGTACCAGTGACGTTTCCTACATCATTCTTCTGGGTGTAGTTTCCGCTCGACATCCCGTAATGCACACGGTAGCCGGCCAAGTCAGGGCCGGCGCTCGCGTCCCAACGCAGGGTGACGCTTCGACCGGTCTGGCCTGCTGCGGGCCAGACCACGGAAAATCCCGTTATTACCGCAAGAACGGCCGTCCGTCCAAGCAGGGCGATGAGCATTGTTCGCAACATCCCTGCATTCGATGAGAAGCTCATGCCACTTGCTTAGGAGTTAGACAAATGCAAGTCGAACAATATTTCGGGGGGATGTTATAAACTTATAACGAATAAATTCACTCCCATGAATATTTGCTATATCGGAATATTCAATCTCACCATAATTATTGGTTGTTACAGGGCTGGCTGTTATGTTTGTGCTTGTAGATAAAGATTACTCGGCCAATCCGGACAATTGCACGATACCGCTTTGACGCTGCACGGGGTCCGAGGTGTTTCTACCCGGAGAGAGCCGCTACTTACAATCCGGCATTTTCGGGGTTGCCCAGGATCCCGGTGAAGAGAATGGTCTGCGTCCGCTGGTCCGTAATCGCCAGCACGAAAGGCCGGTCAAAAACAACTTTTATACCCGTTGGCAACGGAAGCGCCGAGGCCCGCATCCCCACCGCGGTTGCGGCCGCCGCTTCGCTTCCGGCCTCGTCCACGCGAAGGTAGGTTTTGTGGAGGACGCTCCCGATGTACAAGGGGAACGTCGTGCCGGCCAGCATGCGCCGAAAGTCGGCGGTCCGACGATCAAATGCCTGGTCCATGCCGAGGTCCTTGAGGGGCTGGTCCAGCGCCGTTTCGTAGGTGATCTTAAACTTCGGCACCGCAACGTCACACCGGGTGAGTTGAAACCGGCTTTGGAGCTCGGACCAGGAACGCTCACTCAGCTGCGCGACGAGATCCCTCGTGCTCAGCCCGACGGCTGGCAGCAGAAGAACGAGACCAAATCGATCCCCAATGTAGGGGAGCCGGACCGCTTCGAACGCGTCCGACTTAAGGTAGGGGAAAGAAGCGGTCTGGTGCATCATGACGGCGTCGACCCGGGTTTTATCCTCAAGGTAGAATGCCTGGCCGGCGCTGGCGCGCGGTTCGAAACGGCTGCGCCAGGGCGCCTTGAAGTAGACGGCGTCAACCAGCAGCAATGGCGGTGGCGGCGGCTTTGAGGCCAGTTCGGAAATCTTGCCTGCGGTTTGGCGGCTGACCCAGGTATTGATGTCCCGGACGATATCGGGATCCTGAAAACGCCGGGAAAAGATTTCGCCGCTAAAAATGTTTTTAATCTCCCGGGAGAACTGATCTTTCAACTCGACCTGGGCGTCGACCCAGATTGCATTGGCGATCCGGAGTTCGACGTCCGTGCCCGCGTCTTTAAGCGCGTTTCGCAGAGCCGCCCCCGCTTCAAGGATCCGTTCACGGGCAATGCCGCTCCAACCGGTCGTATCGGCGATGGCCGTCGCGGTAGTTCCCTCGGCGCCGGCATAAGTCATTTTCAGAGCCAGGTCGATGCTGACCGGTGAGATGACGAAGTTCTGTTTCCGGGGCTCATTCCTGACGAGCCGTGCAAGGAGTTGGAAA contains:
- a CDS encoding fibronectin type III domain-containing protein yields the protein MSFSSNAGMLRTMLIALLGRTAVLAVITGFSVVWPAAGQTGRSVTLRWDASAGPDLAGYRVHYGMSSGNYTQKNDVGNVTGTTVSNLTAGQTYYFVVTDYDTAGLESVPSNEVTYTVPEPSPTPTPVPTPVPTLTPTPTPTPTSTRVQGSGSALTAAPDSGSSPSSGGTPALTPAPTATPAPTATPAPTATPAPTATPEPSATPEPSASPEPTITPEPTVTPAPTATPAPTATPAPTVTPEPTPEPTLTPFPTPTPDPNATPTPTPAPPLLVSVMVSSPNGADFVDPAAITLTASASGGNGTITQVQYFNGSRKIGQAYQPPYQFTWQQVHAGIYNLTAVAIDNHHAAVTSGPVTVSVDRR
- a CDS encoding serpin family protein — protein: MREHFRQPFYQLFGAFLCLASTGPGFTAEPHSDLAGNTSRFGFQLLARLVRNEPRKQNFVISPVSIDLALKMTYAGAEGTTATAIADTTGWSGIARERILEAGAALRNALKDAGTDVELRIANAIWVDAQVELKDQFSREIKNIFSGEIFSRRFQDPDIVRDINTWVSRQTAGKISELASKPPPPPLLLVDAVYFKAPWRSRFEPRASAGQAFYLEDKTRVDAVMMHQTASFPYLKSDAFEAVRLPYIGDRFGLVLLLPAVGLSTRDLVAQLSERSWSELQSRFQLTRCDVAVPKFKITYETALDQPLKDLGMDQAFDRRTADFRRMLAGTTFPLYIGSVLHKTYLRVDEAGSEAAAATAVGMRASALPLPTGIKVVFDRPFVLAITDQRTQTILFTGILGNPENAGL